The following DNA comes from Syntrophorhabdaceae bacterium.
TTAACCGCGTGCTCCTAAGATCCATGAAGCAGGCCCGTTACAGCGCTACGAATAAGGGCCACTTCGGACTTGCCTCTGATTGTTACCTCCACTTCACATCACCCATCCGAAGATATCCGGATCTGGCGTGCCACAGGTCTTTAAAGAACATGCAGATAAGAGGGCTTAACGCTCAAGGAGACTTTGAAAAAATGGCGGCGCATCTTTCCGACAGAGAGCGTCTCGCTATGGAGGCCGAGAGAGACCTGGAAGATAGAATACGGATCCTTTTTATGAAGGGCAAGATCGGAAAGACCTACCAGGGGCTAATTTCCCATATTACGGCCTATGGTTTTTTCGTGGAACTCAACGAAGTATTTGTCGAGGGACTGGTGCTTCTTACCGATCTTTCAGACGATTATTACCACTTTCAAGAAGAAAAACTTAGACTCATCGGGAAAAGGACAAGAAAAATATATCGCATAGGCGACAGGATCAACGTAAGGGTAATCGTTGCCGACCCAGAGACAAATCGGCTTCACTTCATGCCCACGTGAGGCGTATCAAGCCATCGGAAGAGAATTGGGACTGCGGCGGAAAAGCCCATGGACGGGTAAAACGGCTCAAACAAGCGCATGCGCCGCTCCGTATACGTTAAGTTGATACCGAACAAAATTCATGCGAATCGGATGTCCTGTTTGATGAGAGAATGGGGGATTATCGAAGGTCGACGGATGCAAACACTTAATTTCTTGTGTGGCCTTGCGCCGGTGGGTTATATCTTACGAGTCGGGACAACCATTCGGAACAGTGGATACTAATTGATCTCATGAAAAGGCAAAAAGGACCAAAAGCACAGCTCGTGAAAGGACAGCGCGGTATGCGCAAACCGAACAGGGCGCTTGAGGCGGGCTCGAATGATCCGGGCAACGCCATAGGCGCCGGGCAATGGCAGTTGAAATACGCTGAGGCTGCCCTCGATCATGTCCCCGCCGGCGTCCTTTGGATTGACGAAAATGAGAAGATACTCTATGCCAACAAAGAGGTGAGCCGGCTGCTTGGATACACAGAGGAAGATCTCCTCACTAAGACGCTTGGCGATTTAGATGCACATCGGCCTTCTGCTGTATGGCAAAGAGACTGGCTTGCGCTGAGAAAACGCGGCTTAATGACGTTTGAATCGTCTGTCACGTCCAAAAATAGCATCATCCACCCTGTTTACGTTACATCGGTCTGCAGAAAATATGATGGTTCAGGATATGTATTCGTAATCATCCTGGATCCGGCAGAGGGAAAGAAGGCCGAGGACCTTCTCAAACTCACCCAATTCTCCGTGGACAATTCGGCTATTCCTGCTTTCTGGCTCGATAAGAGCGGGCAAACCCTCCATGTGAACAAAGCCACGTGCAGCACTCTTGGTTACTCGGAGGAAGAATTGCGCACCATGAACGTAAGGGATTGGGACGTGGGTTTTCCCTATTACAAATGGAACGAATTCTGGCCCGAACTCAAGAAGAAACATTCGGTCACCGTTGAATCGATTCACAAAAGAAAGGACGGCACGCAATTTCCCGTGGAACTGGCTATTAGCTATTTGAGGTTTGGGGCCAGGGAATACATGTTCGTCTTTGCCCATGATCTGACCGAAAAAAAGCTCGCCCAGAAGGAAAAAGAGCGACTCCAGACCCAGCTCTTCCACGCTCAAAAGATGGAGGCCGTGGGCCAGCTTGCCGGCGGTGTCGCACACGATTTTAACAATATACTCACAGCGCTTATCGGATACGGAACTCTCCTGGAGATGGAAATGCCCGAGGACGACCCTCTGCGATTGTACGTGACGGAGGTACTCTCCTCAGCTGAAAAAGCCGCAAACCTTACACAGAGCCTCCTTGCTTTCAGTCGCAAGCAAACCATAGACCTCAAACCTTATAACCTGCACCACATCATAAACGGCATACGTAAGCTCATCGCCGGCCTTATCATGGAAGATATCGAGCTGAAGGTCAATCTTGCCGATTGGAACCCCATTATGATGGCCGATTTAACGCAGATTGACCAGGTCATCATAAACCTCGCAACCAACGCTCGGGATGCAATGCCGGAAGGCGGGGTGCTGACCATCGAAACGAGGCCTTTTAGTCTCGATTATGAGTTCGCGAACGCGCATGGGTACGGAGTTCCGGGCAAATATGTGGTCCTTTCAGTCTCAGACACAGGTATGGGCATGGATGAAAGAACCAAAGCAAGGATTTTCGACCCGTTCTTCACAACCAAAGAGGTAGGAAAAGGCACGGGCCT
Coding sequences within:
- a CDS encoding PAS domain S-box protein, with amino-acid sequence MKRQKGPKAQLVKGQRGMRKPNRALEAGSNDPGNAIGAGQWQLKYAEAALDHVPAGVLWIDENEKILYANKEVSRLLGYTEEDLLTKTLGDLDAHRPSAVWQRDWLALRKRGLMTFESSVTSKNSIIHPVYVTSVCRKYDGSGYVFVIILDPAEGKKAEDLLKLTQFSVDNSAIPAFWLDKSGQTLHVNKATCSTLGYSEEELRTMNVRDWDVGFPYYKWNEFWPELKKKHSVTVESIHKRKDGTQFPVELAISYLRFGAREYMFVFAHDLTEKKLAQKEKERLQTQLFHAQKMEAVGQLAGGVAHDFNNILTALIGYGTLLEMEMPEDDPLRLYVTEVLSSAEKAANLTQSLLAFSRKQTIDLKPYNLHHIINGIRKLIAGLIMEDIELKVNLADWNPIMMADLTQIDQVIINLATNARDAMPEGGVLTIETRPFSLDYEFANAHGYGVPGKYVVLSVSDTGMGMDERTKARIFDPFFTTKEVGKGTGLGLSIVYGIVEQHGGHVVVHSKKDQGTRFDLYFPLISEQLQEAKPALADTIKKGSETILLAENNTVVRRLARDVLERTGYTVIEAANGKDAIETFVANNDKIDFA